Part of the Sporosarcina sp. FSL K6-2383 genome is shown below.
CGGTGGTGCGCATGACCAAAAACGTATTGCAACGCCAATAGAAGCACGCTTGGCAGGTTCAACACATATTGTTGTGGGGAGAGCGATTACCGGTGCAGCAGACCCGCGTGCAGCTTATGAACAAATCAATACATTGTGGAAGGGGACAGAATGATGACGCAGAAAAAGGAAATCGCCAAAATTCTATTAAACGTAGGGGCGGTTGAATTAAGTCCGAATGAGCCATTCACATGGGCATCAGGCATTGAATCACCGATTTACTGCGATAACCGTTTGACAATGTCTGATCCGGTTGGGCGGAAACAAATTGCGCAAGGCCTTGCGGATATCATTCGTGCACAATATCCAGAAACGACAGTGATTGCCGGAACAGCAACAGCGGGCATTCCACACGCAGCATGGGTAGCAGACATTCTTGGCTTGCCGATGATCTATATCCGTTCGAAAGCAAAAGGCCACGGACGTAGCCGTCAAATCGAGGGTAAAATTGATGCAGCTGATAAAGCGATCATCATTGAAGATTTGATTTCCACGGGTGGTAGTAGCTTGAATGCAGCGGAAGCACTTCGTTCAGAAGGTATCGCAGTAACGGGGGTCGTGTCCATCTTTACATATGAGCTCCAAAGCGCTGACAAAACATTCGCATCTGCCGGACTGACATACACAAGCTTGACGGATTTCGGTGCTCTTGCTGAAGCGGCACAGGAAAGCGGTGCGATTAGTGAAGAGTCGATCGGTAGTTTGTTGGAGTGGCATGGTAAATTGAAGGCTGGTTTGTTGAAATAATAAAAAGCGATATCCCATGTATTTTCTACATTGGGATATCGCTTTTTTTGTGCAAGGTAGTCGAGTTTTCATGAAAGGTAGTCCAGTTTTCGTGAAAGGTAGTTCAGTTCGCCTGCTAGGTAGCCGAGTTTTCGTGAAAGGTAGTTCAGTTCGCCTGCTAGGTAGTCGAGTTTTCATAAAAGGTAGTCCAGTTCGCCTGCTAGGTAGCCGAGTTCGCGAAAAAGGTAGTCCAGTTTCCCCGGGGTAGTCGAGTTTTCATAAAAGGTAGTTCAGTTTGCCTGCTAGGTAGCCGAGTTCGCGAAATAGGTAGTCCAGTTTCCCCGAGGTAGTCGAGTTTTCGAAAAAAGGTAGTCCAGTTTCCTCAGATGAGCCTAGAATATATGGAACCATGCGAAGTGCGAGAAAAAGTCCCAAGTGAATTGTTTACACTTGGGACGTGGACAGAGGCGCTTTTTTGTTGGAATTTGTAAAGTTTACTTTTTCAAATCTTCAATGGAATTAACATCTTCCATATAAGTCGGTACAGCTAAACCTTGTTTGACACCGACCATATTCACTCCGATATCGTCCAATTGTCCATCGAATTTGTCTACATATGTTTTATGGGTATTCGGTAACCAAGCGGCAAATGTTGCATCTGCACTTCCATCAGCAACAGCTGAAAACATCGGACCCGGTTCTACCATTGATAATTGAACAGTGTAACCCATATCTTCGAGGACGATTTTCATCATATTATGGCTCGCAAGTTCACTGTCCCACGGGGCATAGGCAAGCTTGATGGTATCTCCGTCCACGGTAGCGACTCCATCTGTCCATTCTGCTACTTTTTCTGGATTGTCATCAATCCATGTTTGTGCAGCTTCTTCAGGCTTGACACCATCTTCAATGGCAATCATAATCTGAGCCATGTCGTCCATATCCCAATTGAAACGCTCGAAAATCGCATAGGCCTCTGGGAGATCTTCTTTCAATCCAATGCGTCCAACGGAGTGGATTTCTTCAGCGTCCCCATAGATTAGTTTTGGATCATCCAAATACTTTAAATCGAATTTTGAAAACTTCCAATGTGGACTCCACGCGGTTATGACAATAGGTTCTTCTTTGTCGTAGGCTCTTTTCAAAGCAGCAGTCATAGTAGCGCCTGATCCAGAAGTTACATTCCAGTCTGGGAGGTCGTAATCTTGAAGTACTTTCGCCGTTAATTCCATGTGACCTGACCCAGGGTCAATCCCTACAATTGTGTAGTCTAGGGATTCACCAACGGATGTGGTTGTTTCAACTGTTTTAGATTCATCATTGCCACATGCGGCAAGTCCAATTGCCAGCAGTGCAGCCGTTCCAATTCCAGTTATCGTTTTAAAAAGTGTCATGTTCTTAAATTCCTCCTCAATTTTTCCATATATGATATGGATTAAAAATTAATCGGGTATAAGTAAGCGTAATAGGGATAAGAAAGAATTACCAGAAGAGAGGAGCGTAATGTCCTCCATTAAAGAAGAATGACAAAGAGAGCAGTTCTTTATAGCCTCATCGAATAAAGAACTAGCTGTAATATGGGGTTTTTAGAAAAGAATATAAATTTTCCTATCTTTTTAGTGCATCCATACAAGTTATCGACAATTCTCTTTTGTATTTCCAATAAAACCATAGCCTCTTCCATGTCAAGCGGCGTGCAATGTGTAGTAATAAGTTATCTATTATCGACACTAGCCCCCTTAAGATAAAGATATGTGTTCAACAAACCGCAAATTAACTACATGTAAATTCCCTAATGATCTGGACTGTTCTCATCAGCCATTCATTACCCGACATAAGTGTAACATACTTTTCGAATTCCTTTATTTCCCTTTGTTTAAAATAAACGTTGATTCCTTTTGGGCACTCAAAAGGAATCAACGTTTGCATTTTGTAATGTATAAAGCTTTACACAGGATTCGTCAAATTCTCCAATCGCTTCGTCAACCGTTCTCGCCAATCTTGCGCTAGTTCCTGAACCGCCAATACTTGCTGGATACCTTCAATATCCTTTGGGCGGTGGAAATAAAGTTGATTGGCAAAAAGGATAGAAACTTGTTGCGGATGTGATTCCACTAATGTAATGGTCGAATCTTCGCGAACAATGCCTTCTTCAAGTACACGGCACAAATAACCCGTAAATCCTGTATCAACCATCCCTTTCATAAGGGGAGGCAGGTCAGTTCTTTTCGTAATCGTGCTGCATGGAATTCGGCCCTGTGTCACTTGGATCACAGCATCTCCAAGACGAAAAATATCTCCGATATGAATGTCTTGTTCAAGCATATTCGTTACGGTTATATTTTCCCCGAAAGCCGCGCTTGGTAGGGGATTGTTAAACTGCTGCGCCCAATATGCATAGTGCTCGTACGGATAGACACAAACAGCGCGGTCAAGCCCACCATGATGTTGTAAATCTGCTACGCCATCACCTCGAAATCCATCTTTCGCTAGAAAAACTTCCTCAACCGAATCTTTACAAATAGCCGTTTCTACTTCTTTGTCTTTACCGTAATTCATTTTTTTCGGTAAGCCGATGGAAAGGTTTTTTAATTCAATATTAGGTGTCATATTATGTACCTGCTTTCTGCCGAATTCAACTTTTCTTATAATTAAACCACAGTAGAAGTTTGTTATCAAAATATTTAAAGAGTAGTT
Proteins encoded:
- a CDS encoding glycine betaine ABC transporter substrate-binding protein, which codes for MTLFKTITGIGTAALLAIGLAACGNDESKTVETTTSVGESLDYTIVGIDPGSGHMELTAKVLQDYDLPDWNVTSGSGATMTAALKRAYDKEEPIVITAWSPHWKFSKFDLKYLDDPKLIYGDAEEIHSVGRIGLKEDLPEAYAIFERFNWDMDDMAQIMIAIEDGVKPEEAAQTWIDDNPEKVAEWTDGVATVDGDTIKLAYAPWDSELASHNMMKIVLEDMGYTVQLSMVEPGPMFSAVADGSADATFAAWLPNTHKTYVDKFDGQLDDIGVNMVGVKQGLAVPTYMEDVNSIEDLKK
- a CDS encoding MOSC domain-containing protein, whose product is MTPNIELKNLSIGLPKKMNYGKDKEVETAICKDSVEEVFLAKDGFRGDGVADLQHHGGLDRAVCVYPYEHYAYWAQQFNNPLPSAAFGENITVTNMLEQDIHIGDIFRLGDAVIQVTQGRIPCSTITKRTDLPPLMKGMVDTGFTGYLCRVLEEGIVREDSTITLVESHPQQVSILFANQLYFHRPKDIEGIQQVLAVQELAQDWRERLTKRLENLTNPV
- the pyrE gene encoding orotate phosphoribosyltransferase, giving the protein MTQKKEIAKILLNVGAVELSPNEPFTWASGIESPIYCDNRLTMSDPVGRKQIAQGLADIIRAQYPETTVIAGTATAGIPHAAWVADILGLPMIYIRSKAKGHGRSRQIEGKIDAADKAIIIEDLISTGGSSLNAAEALRSEGIAVTGVVSIFTYELQSADKTFASAGLTYTSLTDFGALAEAAQESGAISEESIGSLLEWHGKLKAGLLK